The Bacilli bacterium DNA window AATCGTCGCTACCGTTACCCCTGATTCGATGATGCGAAGCAGGTTGGCGTCATTGGCGGCGTCGGTACCTTTGCGGCGCGTGCTGCCGAATGCGGTGATTTTGGCGTGTTTCAACGACAGTTCCTGTACTCTTTTAAAAAACTCGATGTCTTTGGAATTGCTGCCCGGCCAGCCGCCTTCAATATAATGAATGCCTAACGTGTCAAGCTTACTGGCGATTTTTAATTTATCTTCGACCGATAAACTGATGCCTTCTCCTTGCGTGCCGTCGCGGAGAGTTGTGTCGAAAATTTTGATCGATTCGGGCATGGATGGTTCTCCTTTATTGTTAAATATTATCACACTATTATAGCATTACTGCAGGCAATTGTGGATAGGTATTTCGCGCACTGTTTTTCTTGACCGCACAAGGGCGTCGAAGTAAACTCTATGTGAGAGTTTTTAGAGGAGGAATCAAGATGCCAACGAAACCTTCCAAAACGTTGGAGGCAGTTCCGAACCCGCATCCGGGGCGCATTTATGAAGTGGAAATCGAATGCCCCGAATTTACCGCGCTTTGCCCGGTTACCGGACAACCGGATTTCGGGACAATTATATTCAAATATATTCCCGGACCCTACATTGTAGAATTGAAATCATTGAAGCTTTATTTATGGAGCTTCCGGGACGAAGGGCATTTCCATGAAGATGTCACCAACCGGATTTTACTGGATTTTGTTGAACAAATTAAACCGCAAAAATTGCAAGTTATCGGCAAATTCAACGTGCGCGGCGGTATTTATACGACCGTAAAAGCCGAATATGAGCAGGAAAAGTGATTGGTATCCGGCCAAAGGCAGAGTGATTCTGCATATCGATATGAACGCTTTTTATTGCTCGGTGCATGAGGCGGTGGAGCCCGCAAAATATCGCGGCAAGCCTATTGCCGTTGCCGGCAGCGTCGAATTGCGCCGGGGCATAATCGTCACATCGTCGTATGCCGCGCGCAAATTTGGCGTGCGCACCGGCATGCAAGTGCGCGAGGCGCTGAAGGTTTGTCCGCGGCTCATCCTGATTGAGCCTGATTTTGCTTTATACCGAACGTTTTCTCACGGCTTCCGGGCTATCGTGCATGAATATTCTCCCTTGGTGGAAGTTGTCTCCATCGATGAGTGCTACGCGGACATTACCGGTTCGTCCCAATTCGGCACGCCGCTGGAAATCGCCGAACAAATTCAGCGGCGCATCGGCGAAGAATGGTCGCTTCCCTGCTCCATCGGCATTGCTCCGAACAAGCTACTCGCGAAAATGGCTTCCGATCTGAAAAAGCCGAACGGCATTACCGTATTGCGTCTGCGCGATGTGCCCAAAGTGTTATGGAGCAAGCCGTGCGCCGAATTGTTCGGGATTGGCGAGAAGACGGCAGCCAAACTGCGACAATTGCACATTCATACGATCGGCCAATTGGCAACCGCCGAACAATCTTTGCTGATCAAAACATTCGGTGTACACGGGATCTGGTTGAAAAAAGCGGCTAACGGCCGGGATGACGACCCGGTCCGCGCCGACCGAACCATCAGCAAATCGATCGGACACACGACTACGCTTCCCCGCAATATGGACAACTTGGCGGATATCCGCCGTGTGCTGTTGAACCTTGCCGATCAGGTGACGCGAAGGCTTCGCCAGCAAGAGCTTGTGGCCGGGACCGTGCAAATCGTCATCCGCGATCCGCATATGAAAACGGTCACGCGGGCGGAAACGCTGCCCGCGCCTACGGAACATGCCGATGACGTGTACAAAACCGCGGTTCGCCTGTTTGAGCGAACGTGGCGCCCGGATAATCCGGTGCGGCTGCTCGGCATTACGCTGCAAAATTTGCGGCTGCGGAAAGACGCGCCCTTGCAACTTGACCTGTTTGCTTACGAAAATCAGCCGAAGAAAGAAAAACTGACGCGTACGCTGGATGCGATACGCGACAAATTCGGCGAGGACGCGATCCTGACAGCCGGCATGTTGGAAGACGACCCGCGAAAACCGGACAAGGGCTGATTCATCCGATTCATCGCCAAATGCGGACCTTTTTATCCGAAATTGAGAACGGTTGATTGCCAATTGGCATTTGAACTTTGCCCGGGATTATATTATATTGGTATAAGAATTCAATAAATAACTGTTTCTAACTTTTAGGGAGGTTGCATACATGGCAAAGTACACATGGGTCGACAAAGAGACCTGCATCGCTTGCGGCGCTTGCGGCGCGACGGCTCCTGATATTTATGACTATGATGACGACGGATTGGCAGAAGTGATTTATGACGGCGACAACAATCGTGGGGTGACGGAAATTCCCGAAGATCTGTGGGATGACATGCAAGACGCCCATGATGGCTGCCCGACCGAGTCGATCAAAATTGCCGATACACCGTTTAACAAGTAATATAAAACCGGTATGGCGCACAAAGGACCTGGACAAACGTTCAGGTCTTTTTTTCGCGGTTATAGAGGATTCAATTCCGTTATATTTCAAAAATAAGCAGTAGCGACAAGACGACCACGATGCCGGCAAAGATGGAAGCCACCCAAATGATCGCCTTTTTGTTCACTTCATTTTGCTTCGTCCGATCATAATATGAAGTTTTTTTATTGGCCACTTTTCTCAACCTTCCTCCAAAAAATGATACCGGTACAAACTACTCTCAGTATATCACATTCGCCTGCTACTTTCATTTTCTCGCGGAAAAAGCTAAACTTAAGCGTAGAGAAAAACGGGAGTGAGATTTTCGATGCTGTATCGCAAATTGGTGAAACCGCTATTGTTTCGGATAGACCCGGAAAAGATCCACAACAGGACGATTGCGGGACTGCGCCTGGCCGCAAATGTTCCCGGGGTTTTGCCGGCAATGCGGGCCATTTGCGGTGTGCAGGCGACCCGCAAACTGGCCGTGGACGTTTTCGGCTTGCATTTTCATAATCCCGTAGGGTTAGCCGCCGGACTTGACAAGAACGGCGCGGCGATACCGGCGTTTTCTTCGTTTGGGTTCGGATTTGTTGAAGTCGGCACCGTCACGCCCAAACCGCAGCCGGGCAACGAGTTGCCCCGGTTATTTCGGCTGCCGGAGGATGAAGCGCTCATTAACCGCATGGGATTTAACAACGCGGGGGCGCAGGCGCTGGCGGAGAAGATGCGGGCATTGCGCATCAGGCCGGTTCCTGTCGCCATCAATATCGGAAAAAACAAAACGACGCCCAACGAACAGGCTGTGAACGACTATCGCGCCTGCATCGACACATTGTATGAATACGGCGATTTTTTCGTGGTAAATATCAGTTCTCCCAATACTCCCGATTTACGTAAACTGCAATACGGCGATTTTTTGCAAACGCTGCTTAATGCCGTTGTGCGGGAAATGCGCCGCAAAGCCGGAGACAGGCCGGTCAAACCGGCGCTCGTCAAAATCGCCCCGGATGTTGCGCCGGACGAATTGCAACTGATGGCGGAAACGATTGCGGCAAGCGGCATTTCCGGCATCATCGCCACCAATACAACCGTTGCGCGCCAGGGGCTGAAAAGCGGACACGCCGCGGAAACGGGCGGGCTGAGCGGGAAACCGCTTAATAAACGTTCGACGGAAGTCATCCGCGCCTTATACCGCGCGACAAACGGCAAGTTGCCGATTATCGGGTCCGGCGGAATCTTTACGGCGGAAGACGCTTATGCGAAAATCAGAGCGGGCGCAAGCCTGGTGGA harbors:
- a CDS encoding DNA polymerase IV, which codes for MSRKSDWYPAKGRVILHIDMNAFYCSVHEAVEPAKYRGKPIAVAGSVELRRGIIVTSSYAARKFGVRTGMQVREALKVCPRLILIEPDFALYRTFSHGFRAIVHEYSPLVEVVSIDECYADITGSSQFGTPLEIAEQIQRRIGEEWSLPCSIGIAPNKLLAKMASDLKKPNGITVLRLRDVPKVLWSKPCAELFGIGEKTAAKLRQLHIHTIGQLATAEQSLLIKTFGVHGIWLKKAANGRDDDPVRADRTISKSIGHTTTLPRNMDNLADIRRVLLNLADQVTRRLRQQELVAGTVQIVIRDPHMKTVTRAETLPAPTEHADDVYKTAVRLFERTWRPDNPVRLLGITLQNLRLRKDAPLQLDLFAYENQPKKEKLTRTLDAIRDKFGEDAILTAGMLEDDPRKPDKG
- a CDS encoding ferredoxin, with amino-acid sequence MAKYTWVDKETCIACGACGATAPDIYDYDDDGLAEVIYDGDNNRGVTEIPEDLWDDMQDAHDGCPTESIKIADTPFNK
- the queF gene encoding preQ(1) synthase, which translates into the protein MPTKPSKTLEAVPNPHPGRIYEVEIECPEFTALCPVTGQPDFGTIIFKYIPGPYIVELKSLKLYLWSFRDEGHFHEDVTNRILLDFVEQIKPQKLQVIGKFNVRGGIYTTVKAEYEQEK
- a CDS encoding quinone-dependent dihydroorotate dehydrogenase is translated as MLYRKLVKPLLFRIDPEKIHNRTIAGLRLAANVPGVLPAMRAICGVQATRKLAVDVFGLHFHNPVGLAAGLDKNGAAIPAFSSFGFGFVEVGTVTPKPQPGNELPRLFRLPEDEALINRMGFNNAGAQALAEKMRALRIRPVPVAINIGKNKTTPNEQAVNDYRACIDTLYEYGDFFVVNISSPNTPDLRKLQYGDFLQTLLNAVVREMRRKAGDRPVKPALVKIAPDVAPDELQLMAETIAASGISGIIATNTTVARQGLKSGHAAETGGLSGKPLNKRSTEVIRALYRATNGKLPIIGSGGIFTAEDAYAKIRAGASLVEVYTALIYQGPGIVKKINAGLLKLMQQDGIHHISQAVGLDAMAE